From the Hymenobacter yonginensis genome, one window contains:
- a CDS encoding DUF2147 domain-containing protein yields the protein MKLIKQSLLTLLLVVLTAAAALADNPDAVLGVWKNGEGTGMIQIYKSGDKYFGRIVWLKVMNNPDGTPRTDVNNPTESARTKPLRGLVNMRDFKYVGENKWEGGQIYDPKNGSDYSCEMTLTDPNTLEVRGYIGVALFGRTDVWKRQVKK from the coding sequence ATGAAGCTGATCAAACAAAGCCTGCTCACTTTACTGCTTGTTGTGCTGACGGCGGCGGCCGCCCTGGCAGATAACCCGGACGCTGTGCTAGGCGTGTGGAAAAACGGGGAGGGAACGGGCATGATTCAGATTTACAAAAGCGGCGACAAATACTTCGGCCGGATTGTATGGCTGAAAGTGATGAACAACCCCGACGGCACGCCCCGCACCGACGTCAACAACCCCACCGAATCGGCCCGTACCAAGCCTTTGCGCGGGCTGGTGAACATGCGCGACTTCAAGTACGTCGGGGAAAACAAGTGGGAGGGCGGCCAGATCTACGACCCCAAAAACGGCAGCGACTATTCCTGCGAGATGACCCTGACCGACCCGAATACGCTAGAAGTGCGCGGCTATATCGGCGTGGCGCTCTTCGGCCGGACCGACGTGTGGAAGCGGCAGGTAAAGAAGTAG
- the atpC gene encoding ATP synthase F1 subunit epsilon: MHLEIITPDRKVFEGEVTSAQFPGTDGLFEVLNNHAPLISALKAGNVVLNGGATTFRIDGGVVEVLRNNVIVLAEGASA; encoded by the coding sequence ATGCATTTAGAAATCATCACCCCCGACCGCAAGGTTTTTGAAGGCGAGGTTACGTCGGCCCAGTTTCCGGGTACCGATGGCCTGTTCGAGGTTCTCAACAACCACGCCCCGCTGATTTCGGCTTTGAAAGCCGGCAACGTGGTGCTGAACGGCGGCGCTACCACTTTCCGCATCGACGGCGGGGTGGTAGAGGTGCTGCGCAACAACGTTATCGTACTGGCCGAAGGCGCTTCGGCGTAA
- a CDS encoding tetratricopeptide repeat protein → MRVILPLMGLLLAAAPVVAQTFPIDYRRAAQAQDTAKQRRVLAAWQLKEPNNPDRYVAQFNYLLRKSYRVVVSTAPAAGRGVALQKQDGSAAGSLSEGYEPRLLEAARNTLREGIRLAPDRLDMRFGLAKTYEMTHEPGPEVQVLREALAARKASGQPWRWQEGKPLPRTEAVFLPENLEEYMLPYWQADTPEDAEVARQLAELVSEYYPESSLGPFNLAMYHSLHGQEDKAYALYQQANASKPNDWQTLANLTRLAINLNHKTEAQQYLAALQKLPAGRPAAAQLGKEVRQMK, encoded by the coding sequence ATGCGCGTTATTTTACCCCTGATGGGTTTGCTGCTTGCGGCGGCCCCGGTTGTTGCCCAAACCTTTCCTATTGACTACCGGCGGGCCGCGCAGGCTCAGGATACCGCCAAGCAGCGGCGGGTGCTGGCGGCCTGGCAGCTGAAAGAGCCCAACAACCCCGACCGGTACGTGGCCCAGTTCAACTACCTGCTGCGCAAGTCGTACCGCGTGGTGGTGAGCACGGCCCCGGCCGCCGGGCGGGGCGTGGCGCTGCAGAAGCAGGATGGCAGCGCCGCCGGCTCTCTCAGCGAGGGCTACGAGCCGCGCCTGCTGGAGGCCGCCCGCAACACGCTGCGCGAAGGCATACGGCTGGCTCCGGACCGGCTGGATATGCGGTTCGGGCTAGCCAAGACCTACGAGATGACCCACGAGCCGGGTCCGGAAGTGCAGGTGCTGCGCGAGGCACTGGCCGCGCGCAAAGCCAGCGGCCAGCCGTGGCGCTGGCAGGAAGGCAAGCCGTTGCCAAGAACGGAGGCCGTTTTTCTGCCTGAAAATCTGGAAGAATACATGCTGCCCTACTGGCAGGCCGATACGCCCGAAGACGCCGAGGTAGCGCGGCAGCTGGCCGAGCTCGTCAGCGAGTATTATCCGGAAAGCTCCCTCGGGCCTTTCAACCTGGCCATGTACCACAGCCTGCACGGGCAGGAGGATAAGGCCTATGCGCTGTATCAGCAGGCCAATGCCAGCAAGCCCAACGACTGGCAGACGCTGGCCAACCTCACCCGCTTGGCCATCAACCTCAACCACAAAACCGAAGCCCAGCAGTACCTGGCGGCGCTGCAGAAGCTGCCGGCGGGGCGGCCGGCCGCGGCTCAGCTGGGCAAGGAAGTGCGGCAGATGAAATAG
- a CDS encoding trans-sulfuration enzyme family protein: MHIHPKITPIYQTSVFKFEDLNELELYFGEPGSRYLYSRNGNPNSDELAEAVTHLEGGAGAVATGSGMAAIFAALLTYCTAGDHVLCAADIYGGSAALLNQELDRLGIGVSYVPFEDLTTNLAAYAQPRTRLLLCETISNPLLRVVDLRAAAEAAHALGLKLVLDNTFASPVLTQPFEYGADLVMHSVTKYLAGHSDVTAGVVVARTPEDAARLRQIGTLFGLTLSPMESWLAVRGIKTLRLRMEAHSRNAQAVAELLAQHPAVQEVFYPGLAQHPQHTLAREQGAGRFGGMVSFRLLDDSTNAVSRFMRASQRFPFAPSLAGVDSSLSYPAGTSHRALTEEQRQELGITAGLVRLSVGIEPVEELLADLHQALEATVV, encoded by the coding sequence ATGCACATCCACCCCAAAATCACCCCGATCTACCAGACCTCCGTTTTCAAGTTTGAAGACCTCAACGAGCTGGAGCTGTACTTTGGGGAGCCCGGCAGCCGCTACCTGTACTCGCGCAACGGCAACCCCAACTCCGACGAGCTGGCCGAGGCCGTGACGCACCTGGAAGGCGGCGCCGGGGCAGTGGCCACGGGCTCGGGCATGGCGGCCATCTTCGCGGCCCTGCTGACCTACTGCACCGCCGGCGACCATGTGCTGTGTGCGGCCGACATCTACGGCGGCTCGGCCGCGCTGCTCAACCAGGAGCTGGACCGGCTGGGCATTGGCGTGAGCTACGTGCCGTTCGAGGACCTGACCACCAACCTGGCAGCCTACGCGCAGCCCCGCACCCGGCTGCTGCTCTGCGAAACCATCAGCAACCCGCTGCTGCGCGTGGTAGACCTGCGCGCCGCCGCCGAGGCTGCCCACGCGCTGGGCCTGAAGCTGGTACTGGACAACACCTTTGCCTCGCCGGTGCTCACGCAACCGTTCGAGTACGGCGCCGATTTGGTGATGCATAGCGTCACGAAGTATCTGGCGGGCCACTCCGACGTGACGGCCGGGGTGGTGGTGGCGCGCACGCCCGAGGATGCCGCCCGCCTCCGGCAAATCGGGACGCTGTTTGGGCTCACGCTGAGCCCGATGGAAAGCTGGCTGGCCGTGCGCGGCATCAAGACGCTACGGCTGCGGATGGAAGCGCACAGCCGCAATGCCCAGGCCGTAGCCGAGCTGCTGGCGCAGCATCCGGCGGTGCAGGAAGTGTTTTATCCGGGCCTGGCGCAGCACCCGCAGCACACGCTGGCGCGGGAGCAGGGGGCAGGCCGGTTTGGGGGCATGGTTTCGTTCCGGCTGCTGGACGACAGCACCAACGCCGTGAGCCGTTTTATGCGGGCCAGCCAGCGGTTCCCGTTTGCGCCATCCCTGGCCGGCGTCGACTCGTCGCTGTCGTATCCGGCGGGCACCTCGCACCGGGCCCTGACGGAGGAGCAGCGGCAGGAGCTGGGCATTACGGCCGGGCTGGTGCGCCTGAGCGTGGGCATCGAGCCCGTGGAGGAGTTGCTGGCCGACCTGCATCAGGCGCTGGAAGCTACCGTAGTTTAA